Proteins encoded within one genomic window of Triticum aestivum cultivar Chinese Spring chromosome 2D, IWGSC CS RefSeq v2.1, whole genome shotgun sequence:
- the LOC123049323 gene encoding protein DETOXIFICATION 16 isoform X2: protein MASSLDTLCGQAFGAKQYYLLGIYKQRAILVLTLVSVVVAVVWAYTGQILLLFGQDPEIAMGAGSYIRWMIPALFVYGPLQCHVRFLQTQNIVLPVMASSGVTALSHVLVCWLLVYKLGLGNKGAALANAISYLANVSILALYIRLSPSCKSTWTGVSKEAFRGIVSFMKLAVPSALMVCLEWWSFELLVLLSGLLPNPKLEASVLSISLNTGSLAFMIPFGLGAAISTRVSNELGAGRPEAACLATRVIMVLGLATGVSLGLIMISVRNLWGYAYSNEKEVVEYIARMMPILSVSIIFDDLQCVLSGVVRGCGLQKIGACVNLSAYYLVGIPAALCFAFVYHLGGMGLWFGIICGLVVQMMLLLAITMCTNWDKEALKAKDRVFSSSLPLDMTT from the exons ATGGCGAGCAGCTTGGACACACTGTGTGGGCAAGCCTTCGGGGCGAAACAGTACTATCTGCTCGGCATCTACAAGCAGAGGGCGATCCTTGTGCTCACGCTGGTGAGCGTTGTGGTTGCGGTGGTCTGGGCCTACACCGGGCAGATCCTCCTGCTCTTCGGCCAGGACCCGGAGATCGCCATGGGGGCGGGGAGCTACATCCGGTGGATGATTCCGGCACTGTTCGTCTACGGGCCGCTGCAGTGCCACGTCCGGTTCCTCCAGACGCAGAACATTGTCCTCCCGGTGATGGCGAGCTCGGGCGTCACGGCGCTGAGCCACGTGCTCGTGTGCTGGTTGCTGGTGTACAAGCTTGGGCTGGGCAACAAGGGCGCTGCCCTGGCCAACGCCATCTCGTACCTGGCCAACGTGTCAATCCTGGCTCTCTACATCAGGCTCTCTCCATCCTGCAAGAGCACTTGGACAGGGGTCTCAAAGGAGGCGTTCCGCGGCATCGTTAGCTTCATGAAGCTCGCCGTGCCATCTGCGCTCATGGTTTG CTTAGAGTGGTGGTCGTTTGAGCTGTTGGTGCTTCTCTCCGGCCTTCTCCCAAATCCTAAGCTGGAGGCATCCGTGCTGTCCATCAG CTTAAACACAGGTTCGTTGGCATTCATGATCCCCTTCGGGCTTGGGGCAGCCATAAG CACCCGTGTCTCGAACGAGCTTGGTGCTGGGCGACCGGAAGCTGCATGTCTGGCTACTCGTGTGATCATGGTTCTGGGTCTCGCGACGGGTGTGTCGCTAGGACTTATTATGATTTCAGTGCGCAATCTATGGGGGTATGCatatagcaacgagaaggaagtGGTGGAGTACATTGCGAGGATGATGCCTATTCTCTCCGTGTCCATCATTTTCGACGATCTGCAATGTGTTCTTTCAG GTGTTGTTAGGGGTTGTGGTTTGCAAAAGATCGGTGCTTGTGTCAACCTCAGTGCATACTACCTTGTCGGCATCCCGGCGGCGCTATGCTTTGCCTTTGTCTACCATCTTGGCGGAATG GGGCTGTGGTTCGGAATAATCTGCGGACTAGTCGTGCAGATGATGTTGCTGCTGGCCATTACCATGTGCACCAACTGGGATAAAGAG GCTCTCAAGGCAAAGGACAGAGTCTTCAGTTCGTCCCTGCCTCTTGACATGACGACATGA
- the LOC123049323 gene encoding protein DETOXIFICATION 16 isoform X1, whose amino-acid sequence MSPTMEEPLVGGNGSTDKTGGPKESLVVTEVKKQLYLAGPLIAGCLLQNVVQMISVMFVGHLGELALSSASIATSFAGVTGFSLLAGMASSLDTLCGQAFGAKQYYLLGIYKQRAILVLTLVSVVVAVVWAYTGQILLLFGQDPEIAMGAGSYIRWMIPALFVYGPLQCHVRFLQTQNIVLPVMASSGVTALSHVLVCWLLVYKLGLGNKGAALANAISYLANVSILALYIRLSPSCKSTWTGVSKEAFRGIVSFMKLAVPSALMVCLEWWSFELLVLLSGLLPNPKLEASVLSISLNTGSLAFMIPFGLGAAISTRVSNELGAGRPEAACLATRVIMVLGLATGVSLGLIMISVRNLWGYAYSNEKEVVEYIARMMPILSVSIIFDDLQCVLSGVVRGCGLQKIGACVNLSAYYLVGIPAALCFAFVYHLGGMGLWFGIICGLVVQMMLLLAITMCTNWDKEALKAKDRVFSSSLPLDMTT is encoded by the exons ATGTCGCCAACCATGGAGGAGCCCCTTGTTGGGGGCAACGGCAGCACTGACAAGACAGGAGGGCCAAAGGAGAGCTTGGTGGTGACCGAGGTCAAGAAGCAGCTGTACCTGGCTGGGCCTCTCATCGCCGGATGCCTGCTGCAGAACGTCGTGCAGATGATCTCGGTCATGTTCGTCGGCCATCTCGGTGAGCTCGCTCTCTCGAGTGCCTCCATCGCCACCTCCTTTGCCGGTGTCACCGGCTTCAGCTTGTTG GCTGGCATGGCGAGCAGCTTGGACACACTGTGTGGGCAAGCCTTCGGGGCGAAACAGTACTATCTGCTCGGCATCTACAAGCAGAGGGCGATCCTTGTGCTCACGCTGGTGAGCGTTGTGGTTGCGGTGGTCTGGGCCTACACCGGGCAGATCCTCCTGCTCTTCGGCCAGGACCCGGAGATCGCCATGGGGGCGGGGAGCTACATCCGGTGGATGATTCCGGCACTGTTCGTCTACGGGCCGCTGCAGTGCCACGTCCGGTTCCTCCAGACGCAGAACATTGTCCTCCCGGTGATGGCGAGCTCGGGCGTCACGGCGCTGAGCCACGTGCTCGTGTGCTGGTTGCTGGTGTACAAGCTTGGGCTGGGCAACAAGGGCGCTGCCCTGGCCAACGCCATCTCGTACCTGGCCAACGTGTCAATCCTGGCTCTCTACATCAGGCTCTCTCCATCCTGCAAGAGCACTTGGACAGGGGTCTCAAAGGAGGCGTTCCGCGGCATCGTTAGCTTCATGAAGCTCGCCGTGCCATCTGCGCTCATGGTTTG CTTAGAGTGGTGGTCGTTTGAGCTGTTGGTGCTTCTCTCCGGCCTTCTCCCAAATCCTAAGCTGGAGGCATCCGTGCTGTCCATCAG CTTAAACACAGGTTCGTTGGCATTCATGATCCCCTTCGGGCTTGGGGCAGCCATAAG CACCCGTGTCTCGAACGAGCTTGGTGCTGGGCGACCGGAAGCTGCATGTCTGGCTACTCGTGTGATCATGGTTCTGGGTCTCGCGACGGGTGTGTCGCTAGGACTTATTATGATTTCAGTGCGCAATCTATGGGGGTATGCatatagcaacgagaaggaagtGGTGGAGTACATTGCGAGGATGATGCCTATTCTCTCCGTGTCCATCATTTTCGACGATCTGCAATGTGTTCTTTCAG GTGTTGTTAGGGGTTGTGGTTTGCAAAAGATCGGTGCTTGTGTCAACCTCAGTGCATACTACCTTGTCGGCATCCCGGCGGCGCTATGCTTTGCCTTTGTCTACCATCTTGGCGGAATG GGGCTGTGGTTCGGAATAATCTGCGGACTAGTCGTGCAGATGATGTTGCTGCTGGCCATTACCATGTGCACCAACTGGGATAAAGAG GCTCTCAAGGCAAAGGACAGAGTCTTCAGTTCGTCCCTGCCTCTTGACATGACGACATGA
- the LOC123053102 gene encoding 60S ribosomal protein L35-2 has protein sequence MARIKVHELRGKNKADLQGQLKDLKAELSLLRVAKVTGGAPNKLSKIKVVRTSIARVLTVISQKQKSALREAYKNKRLPLDLRPKKTRAIRRRLTKHQLSLKTEREKKREKYFPIRKYAIKA, from the exons ATGG CCCGGATCAAGGTGCACGAGCTGAGGGGGAAGAACAAGGCGGATCTGCAGGGCCAGCTCAAGGACCTCAAGGCGGAGCTCTCCCTCCTCCGCGTCGCCAAGGTCACCGGCGGCGCCCCCAACAAGCTGTCGAAGAT CAAGGTGGTGCGCACCTCGATTGCGAGGGTGCTCACGGTGATCTCGCAGAAGCAGAAGTCGGCGCTGAGGGAGGCGTACAAGAACAAGCGGCTCCCGCTCGACCTCCGCCCCAAGAAGACCCGCGCCATCCGCAGGCGTCTCACAAAGCACCAG CTCTCCTTGAAGACCGAGAGGGAGAAGAAGCGTGAGAAGTACTTCCCCATCAGGAAGTATGCTATCAAGGCCTAG